In a single window of the Thermofilum uzonense genome:
- a CDS encoding TrmB family transcriptional regulator: MSTESLHELLKKLGFTSYEAKAYITLVLNGSLTATELAMKSEIPQPRVYDIVQSLLEKGLIMVSEGRPRKFQAISPTVALRNYVNRKRQLEDEALETFLAELTSHAPASTEAGVWTSSGYTSALNLLRESFFIASDELLFAGYLEILEELEEAAKKPLSTCVVLYDAIEEATGNLKLYDEVRVKPTKAPVMLIPDFRHALVIIDWETRKPTSYLITDENLIKIFAVYYLSYIRSGSKLIHSRLDTLDKRSYVHLTRALDHVRILREKGRRVFVRVIGRRTSDGRLVELEGEVVGEFENSFRSIGYLTVRLADGREVTVGGIGAYLEDVEARRIEIIAQK, encoded by the coding sequence TTGTCGACAGAATCTCTTCATGAACTGCTCAAAAAACTCGGGTTTACAAGTTACGAGGCTAAAGCATATATTACCCTAGTTCTCAATGGGTCCCTCACAGCCACCGAGCTAGCTATGAAGAGTGAGATACCGCAGCCGAGGGTCTATGACATTGTTCAATCGCTCCTGGAAAAAGGCCTAATCATGGTATCCGAGGGCAGGCCGAGAAAATTTCAGGCTATCTCACCCACTGTTGCCCTCCGGAATTATGTGAACAGAAAGCGCCAGCTCGAGGACGAGGCTCTCGAAACTTTTCTTGCAGAGCTTACCTCTCACGCACCTGCCTCTACAGAAGCAGGGGTATGGACTTCCTCTGGTTACACATCAGCGTTAAACCTACTTCGCGAATCATTTTTTATTGCAAGTGACGAGCTCCTATTTGCAGGATACTTGGAGATATTAGAAGAACTTGAGGAGGCCGCCAAAAAGCCTCTCTCTACCTGCGTAGTCTTATATGACGCCATTGAAGAGGCCACTGGAAACCTAAAACTTTACGATGAAGTCAGGGTTAAGCCCACCAAAGCTCCGGTCATGCTCATACCGGATTTCAGACATGCTCTTGTCATTATAGACTGGGAGACTAGAAAGCCTACATCCTACCTCATAACAGATGAAAACCTCATCAAAATATTCGCTGTCTATTATTTGAGCTATATTCGATCCGGCTCTAAGCTCATCCATAGCAGGTTAGACACACTCGACAAGAGAAGCTATGTTCACCTGACGAGAGCGCTCGACCACGTCAGGATACTGAGAGAGAAAGGAAGACGAGTGTTCGTCCGAGTAATTGGCAGGCGAACATCTGATGGTAGACTTGTTGAGCTTGAGGGTGAGGTCGTCGGGGAGTTTGAAAACTCGTTTAGGAGTATAGGATATCTTACAGTGAGGCTTGCCGACGGCAGAGAGGTGACCGTTGGAGGCATTGGAGCCTATCTTGAGGACGTAGAAGCTAGGAGAATCGAGATAATAGCACAAAAATAA
- a CDS encoding helix-turn-helix transcriptional regulator — protein sequence MVVTVHYIGFHPNLVFQGFEQIRLRYPIERVYLVYDAKPDRYGAVSRYNLKRLQDQLSFFKPKLVKVNPLSYSSVASAFYMILEYEKDKEILIDITDMPPYMASTVTVITMMFANARIYAVQPQQQGEFIPDPDTPEFADFIARKDNLQLGAVFEVEAPSKRIEVYENEREVDILVTLYTKNGSAESITKLIEWMGEDPRDPVIKATYSRIVASMEERGLLKRSREGRNRIVKLTELGTAIAEARVKLGVSRPPPAPPKPEEPLSIHLP from the coding sequence ATGGTAGTCACAGTGCATTACATCGGCTTCCACCCAAACCTGGTCTTCCAGGGGTTCGAGCAGATAAGGCTACGATACCCTATCGAGAGAGTATACCTTGTCTACGATGCTAAGCCTGATAGGTACGGAGCTGTCTCTAGGTATAACTTAAAACGCCTACAGGATCAGCTATCCTTCTTTAAGCCTAAGCTAGTAAAGGTCAACCCTCTCAGCTATTCGAGCGTAGCAAGCGCCTTCTACATGATTCTGGAATACGAGAAGGACAAGGAGATACTCATCGACATAACAGACATGCCCCCCTACATGGCGTCCACGGTAACAGTCATCACGATGATGTTCGCAAACGCGCGGATATACGCTGTCCAGCCACAGCAGCAGGGCGAGTTCATCCCCGACCCCGACACTCCTGAGTTCGCCGACTTCATAGCACGGAAGGACAACCTACAGCTCGGCGCCGTGTTCGAGGTTGAAGCGCCCTCAAAGAGGATAGAAGTCTACGAGAACGAGCGAGAGGTCGACATACTTGTAACGCTTTACACTAAGAATGGTTCAGCGGAAAGCATAACAAAGCTTATCGAATGGATGGGCGAGGATCCTAGGGATCCCGTTATCAAGGCGACTTACAGCAGAATCGTGGCATCCATGGAGGAGAGGGGCCTCCTGAAGCGCTCGCGGGAAGGGAGAAACAGGATTGTAAAGCTTACAGAGTTGGGCACAGCTATAGCAGAGGCAAGAGTGAAGCTCGGAGTGTCGAGGCCCCCTCCAGCCCCTCCAAAGCCGGAGGAGCCCTTAAGCATCCACCTTCCATAG
- a CDS encoding HAD family hydrolase, with the protein MKSKIVFVWDFDGVIALTPHEEAWRQASLKYGIQGFDSSFYASYVSGRPRLEGAKNILEKLAPDLLARRGEEILKEFADYKTKIYLDMVSRGEYRVNWKVVEFIQSSRKEGFLQILASASKNVLYIATREKIGENRLSDLFDFDVSGKGASKLEVFKAAFSEALRITSGRISCVVFFDDAPAGVHAAKEAGGKAVGCFDPQLREYGADIVIEDFSYWSPRDLVVRLGCEY; encoded by the coding sequence ATGAAGTCTAAAATTGTTTTTGTGTGGGATTTTGACGGTGTCATTGCGCTAACGCCGCACGAGGAGGCCTGGCGTCAAGCCAGCCTAAAGTATGGGATTCAGGGCTTCGACAGCTCTTTCTACGCAAGCTATGTTTCAGGGAGGCCAAGGCTAGAGGGAGCTAAGAATATCCTCGAAAAACTTGCACCAGACCTACTTGCACGGCGTGGCGAAGAAATACTCAAAGAGTTTGCAGACTACAAGACGAAGATCTACCTTGATATGGTGAGTAGAGGTGAGTACAGGGTTAACTGGAAGGTTGTAGAATTCATCCAGTCCTCGCGTAAGGAGGGTTTTCTACAAATCCTGGCATCTGCCTCCAAGAATGTTCTCTATATAGCTACACGTGAAAAAATAGGTGAGAATCGTCTATCAGATCTCTTCGATTTTGATGTGAGTGGAAAGGGGGCTTCAAAGCTAGAAGTTTTCAAGGCCGCTTTTTCCGAAGCGTTAAGGATTACCTCAGGAAGAATATCCTGCGTCGTATTCTTCGATGATGCTCCTGCTGGGGTACATGCAGCGAAAGAAGCGGGTGGAAAGGCTGTTGGATGCTTTGACCCGCAGCTTCGGGAGTACGGGGCCGATATAGTGATAGAGGATTTCTCATATTGGTCTCCTCGCGACCTAGTTGTTCGGCTGGGGTGTGAGTATTGA
- a CDS encoding FmdE family protein: protein MVSRELVQKAKAFHGHVCPFLVLGLRATEIGFSKLGLRRPGEAETIREDVIAIVEANNCFADGVQVASGCTLGNNSLIYLDTGKNAVTFYRRDTGKGVRIYVHSDKVRELFPSRGSELWRKVVVERKGSKEEAEELAKIWEEIGYKMADLSEEFFKIEDVALKQVIERAPIFESVRCVSCGELVRADRVFYLDGKPYCAKCAGLEVPAVIGRGIVNSFHVPF, encoded by the coding sequence ATGGTTTCGCGTGAGTTGGTCCAGAAAGCAAAAGCATTTCACGGGCATGTGTGCCCCTTTCTTGTTCTTGGGCTCAGAGCCACAGAGATAGGCTTCTCGAAACTCGGGCTACGAAGGCCGGGCGAGGCTGAAACCATTAGGGAAGACGTGATAGCGATAGTGGAGGCAAACAACTGTTTTGCTGATGGCGTACAGGTAGCTAGTGGTTGCACTCTCGGGAACAATTCTCTTATATACTTAGACACTGGGAAAAATGCTGTAACCTTCTACAGGAGAGATACGGGTAAAGGTGTAAGAATATACGTTCATAGCGACAAGGTTCGCGAGTTATTCCCAAGCAGGGGGAGCGAGCTCTGGAGGAAAGTAGTTGTCGAGCGAAAAGGCTCGAAGGAGGAGGCTGAGGAACTAGCGAAGATATGGGAAGAGATCGGCTACAAGATGGCCGACTTATCCGAGGAGTTTTTCAAGATCGAGGATGTGGCCCTTAAACAGGTAATTGAGAGAGCTCCCATTTTCGAGAGCGTAAGGTGCGTGTCCTGTGGAGAGCTGGTAAGGGCTGACAGGGTCTTCTATCTAGATGGGAAGCCTTACTGTGCGAAATGTGCAGGCTTAGAGGTCCCCGCCGTCATCGGTAGGGGTATTGTGAACTCTTTCCATGTGCCGTTTTAA
- a CDS encoding ABC transporter ATP-binding protein: MGVIRVRGVTVYYGSFKALNTVDVEVEAGEVLALIGPNGSGKTTLLKTMCGILNPKLGAVYLDGKEVHRIPKMELSKIIGYAPQRLEVNFAMPVLDFVLTGRRAYASWDYSREDYNISLKALKMLRADHLITRRLDQLSGGELQRVVIARALASEPKVLLLDEPTSSLDPKHQIEILETLRSLSRNFSTTVIMSLHDLTHAYRYADKTLILKDGQVFAAGRTSDVIREDILEPVYGVKLKVLKEFRAVLPEDPHVL, translated from the coding sequence GTGGGAGTGATTAGGGTAAGAGGGGTAACAGTATACTATGGGTCGTTCAAGGCCCTGAACACGGTAGACGTAGAAGTCGAGGCTGGAGAGGTCCTCGCACTTATAGGGCCTAATGGTAGCGGTAAGACCACGCTCTTGAAGACTATGTGCGGGATTCTCAACCCGAAGCTTGGGGCCGTCTACCTAGACGGTAAAGAGGTGCACAGGATACCAAAAATGGAGCTTTCCAAGATCATAGGCTACGCTCCCCAACGACTCGAAGTAAACTTCGCGATGCCTGTTCTGGACTTCGTGCTCACCGGAAGGAGGGCCTATGCCTCGTGGGACTACAGCCGGGAAGACTACAATATCTCACTCAAAGCCCTAAAAATGCTTAGGGCCGACCACCTGATAACCAGGCGGCTAGACCAGCTTAGCGGGGGAGAGCTTCAACGAGTGGTCATAGCCAGGGCTCTAGCCTCTGAGCCCAAAGTGCTGCTCCTAGACGAGCCAACATCGAGCCTAGACCCGAAACACCAGATTGAGATCTTGGAGACTTTGAGAAGTCTGAGTAGAAACTTCTCGACCACGGTAATCATGAGTCTCCATGACCTTACCCACGCCTACCGCTATGCGGACAAAACGCTCATCTTGAAGGATGGGCAGGTCTTCGCTGCGGGCCGCACAAGCGACGTTATAAGGGAGGATATATTGGAGCCTGTCTACGGGGTCAAGCTGAAAGTCCTCAAAGAGTTTCGGGCAGTTCTGCCGGAAGATCCCCATGTGCTTTAG
- a CDS encoding ABC transporter ATP-binding protein has translation MSVSFKGVTKRFGDLIAVKNVNLEIQKGEFFVFLGPSGSGKSTLLRIIAGLEEPDEGEVIIDGKVVNRVDPSKRDIAFVFQNYALYPHMKVYDNIAFPLKMRKYPREEIHTKVLEAAEMLGIRHLLEKYPYQLSGGEQQRVALARAIVRRPKVFLLDEPLSNLDAKLRVRLRFELRKLLHDQLNTTTIYVTHDQAEAMTMADRIAVINKGEVVQVDTPGRLYNNPVNTFVAGFIGTPPMNLLKARLQNGRIQLGRLSIFSPSLGEKKETQDVILGIRPQDVKIGSEEGIKATLLGVEKLGGGVIVHALLEDQEITSYSEQRGLDAKIEGKGHIALLFDGPLYIFDASTDELVKVLTDYKFEVT, from the coding sequence GTGAGCGTAAGCTTCAAAGGTGTAACGAAGAGGTTTGGAGACCTAATAGCTGTAAAAAACGTAAACCTCGAGATTCAGAAAGGCGAGTTCTTCGTATTCCTCGGACCTTCAGGCTCAGGCAAGTCCACTCTGCTCCGAATAATAGCCGGCCTTGAGGAGCCTGACGAGGGGGAAGTGATTATAGACGGTAAAGTGGTGAACAGGGTAGACCCCAGTAAGCGCGACATTGCTTTCGTGTTCCAGAACTATGCGCTCTACCCACACATGAAGGTCTACGACAACATAGCATTCCCGCTCAAGATGAGGAAATACCCACGTGAAGAGATACATACCAAGGTCCTCGAAGCCGCCGAGATGCTAGGGATACGACACCTCCTGGAAAAGTATCCATACCAGCTGTCCGGAGGTGAGCAGCAAAGGGTGGCCTTGGCTAGGGCTATAGTGAGGCGTCCCAAGGTATTCCTCCTAGACGAGCCCTTAAGCAACCTTGATGCGAAGCTCCGCGTACGGCTTAGATTCGAGCTTAGAAAACTCTTACACGACCAGCTTAACACGACGACGATCTATGTTACGCACGATCAGGCCGAAGCCATGACTATGGCGGACCGCATAGCCGTAATAAACAAGGGTGAAGTCGTGCAGGTAGATACTCCTGGAAGGCTATACAATAATCCTGTCAACACGTTTGTCGCGGGATTCATTGGTACGCCTCCCATGAACCTTCTTAAGGCTCGGCTGCAAAATGGTAGGATACAATTGGGCAGGCTATCTATTTTCTCGCCGAGCCTCGGCGAGAAAAAGGAGACACAGGATGTAATACTGGGTATTCGCCCCCAAGACGTTAAAATCGGGAGCGAGGAGGGCATAAAAGCTACACTCCTAGGCGTAGAAAAACTAGGTGGCGGCGTGATAGTACATGCTCTCCTAGAAGATCAAGAGATAACTTCCTATAGCGAGCAAAGGGGCTTAGACGCAAAGATAGAGGGAAAGGGACATATCGCATTATTGTTCGACGGTCCCTTGTATATCTTCGATGCATCAACTGATGAGCTAGTAAAGGTTTTAACGGATTACAAGTTTGAAGTGACGTAA
- a CDS encoding FecCD family ABC transporter permease gives MSSSASGIEHVLTHLDKRRFFSLFLLSILLIFSIPIAVAFGTVYKPWDVLSYLFGNSQTDAGLVVALRFRRVIAAVIVGALIGGSSMLAQASFRNPLASPFTLGISHAAALGVAVSLLLQVGGLGGAWIISFTRPFFVAFFAFIFAAFQVVLILLLSWWAGLDTRALVLASIAVSFTYQAILYFMQYLVLDEVQLATVIFWTFGDLGKVGWSELTILLVGFPLFAAMYIALHKDLDLIVFGDELAKASGVEPRKMRLTAVIISALGTALATAFVGVLAFLCLLSSHVTRMIVGGRHKFQIPGAMLTGALLLTWSDLLSRTLLAPLVLPVGILLSFIGGPLLVFLLFRVNRSGSD, from the coding sequence ATGTCTTCAAGTGCTAGCGGTATCGAGCACGTCTTAACCCACCTGGATAAAAGGAGGTTTTTCTCCCTATTTCTTCTCTCAATTCTTCTAATCTTCTCGATACCCATAGCAGTTGCATTTGGAACTGTTTACAAGCCCTGGGACGTGCTCTCGTATCTGTTCGGTAATTCTCAGACGGATGCAGGGCTGGTAGTAGCTCTAAGGTTCCGGAGAGTTATAGCCGCAGTCATAGTAGGAGCACTTATAGGTGGCAGTAGCATGTTGGCCCAGGCCAGCTTCAGAAACCCTCTAGCCTCCCCCTTCACGCTCGGAATATCTCATGCTGCAGCGCTCGGGGTAGCTGTCTCCCTTCTGCTCCAAGTAGGGGGGCTTGGCGGAGCATGGATTATAAGTTTCACGAGGCCATTCTTCGTCGCGTTCTTCGCTTTTATCTTTGCAGCCTTTCAAGTGGTCTTAATCCTCTTACTCTCCTGGTGGGCTGGCCTTGACACGAGAGCCCTCGTACTAGCGTCAATCGCTGTCAGCTTCACGTATCAGGCCATACTATACTTCATGCAATACCTTGTTTTAGACGAGGTCCAGCTTGCAACTGTGATATTCTGGACCTTCGGAGACCTTGGAAAAGTGGGTTGGAGTGAGCTTACGATTCTTCTCGTGGGCTTCCCGCTCTTTGCAGCCATGTACATCGCACTTCACAAGGATCTAGACTTAATAGTCTTTGGAGACGAATTGGCCAAGGCCTCGGGCGTAGAGCCACGAAAGATGCGTCTCACAGCTGTAATCATATCAGCTCTTGGAACAGCACTGGCAACAGCCTTTGTAGGTGTTCTAGCATTCCTCTGTCTCTTATCGTCCCATGTGACAAGGATGATAGTCGGGGGGAGACACAAGTTCCAAATCCCGGGAGCGATGTTAACCGGGGCACTGTTATTGACGTGGTCTGACCTGCTCTCCAGGACGCTCCTAGCCCCCCTCGTGCTACCCGTAGGTATTCTTCTCTCTTTCATCGGGGGGCCACTCCTCGTATTCCTACTCTTTAGGGTGAACAGGAGTGGGAGTGATTAG
- a CDS encoding DNA double-strand break repair nuclease NurA — MAMLHSSGYIDPDVKILIEKLAQVYKLGGKSKQLTLDGTPSRPYPVARINGVKVRGPPISEARFRVLEEIPHDFEVVAVDAAARILFDAGSYKIVAAKVVAGVWKGVQRIKLLGPYKRLQLFDDLKQAGDWLAEVELEAVLRLAREHNSSFILLDRPLVFSRGSRAARAYEMILRKNWRIIGIPKTTSLKVSSGESLVGYLYRLGEKYFKGLPWVYYPVFESSKIQPGGLSVSVARLSGEAPPFRVDTPFVMAERLDAEETASILAYLQDFSSPGYPLPLKIVHELSRISENELDLDRSLLMEDLSRSGLSVRLVEDAAGSEYKSRYIWGMS, encoded by the coding sequence ATGGCGATGCTACATAGCTCAGGCTATATCGACCCCGACGTAAAGATCTTAATCGAGAAACTTGCCCAGGTCTACAAGCTCGGCGGGAAGAGCAAGCAGTTAACACTCGATGGAACCCCTTCAAGGCCGTATCCAGTAGCAAGGATAAACGGCGTGAAGGTTAGAGGGCCACCGATAAGCGAGGCAAGGTTTAGAGTTCTAGAAGAAATCCCCCATGACTTCGAAGTTGTGGCTGTGGACGCAGCTGCTCGTATATTATTCGATGCGGGTTCATACAAGATAGTCGCGGCGAAGGTCGTTGCAGGCGTCTGGAAAGGCGTACAGCGGATAAAGCTTCTCGGCCCGTACAAGCGTCTTCAACTGTTCGATGACTTGAAGCAGGCAGGCGACTGGCTAGCCGAGGTGGAGCTTGAAGCAGTCCTGCGCCTAGCCCGGGAACACAACTCATCTTTTATTCTTCTAGACAGGCCTCTAGTCTTCAGTCGTGGTTCACGGGCAGCTAGGGCCTATGAGATGATTTTAAGGAAAAACTGGAGGATCATAGGGATCCCGAAGACGACCTCCCTTAAGGTTTCAAGTGGAGAAAGCCTGGTGGGCTATCTCTACCGGCTCGGCGAGAAGTACTTTAAGGGTCTACCCTGGGTGTATTACCCTGTATTCGAGTCAAGCAAGATCCAGCCGGGCGGGCTGTCAGTATCGGTGGCTAGGCTATCAGGCGAGGCTCCGCCTTTCCGCGTGGACACGCCTTTCGTTATGGCTGAGAGGCTTGACGCCGAGGAGACCGCCTCGATACTCGCATACCTCCAAGACTTCTCGTCGCCAGGATATCCTTTACCGCTGAAGATTGTCCATGAGCTTTCAAGGATAAGTGAAAACGAGCTTGACCTTGATAGATCACTCTTGATGGAGGATCTCTCTCGTAGCGGCTTGTCTGTTAGGCTTGTCGAGGATGCTGCTGGATCCGAGTACAAGTCGAGGTATATCTGGGGTATGAGCTAG
- a CDS encoding ABC transporter substrate-binding protein, whose amino-acid sequence MDTRKLIMAAIVIIIVLIGAYILITNWSSPAQQEQAPQYIEVTDYAGRTVKVPTNVSRIVAIGPGMLRLVCYLNAVDMLAGVENAEKSWNPVGRDYAMVYFEKFKNLPVIGPGGPREAPNPELLRSVKPDLVIMSRVYVDLYDPDRLSSEVGAPVIVLDYGVAGYLNTTEFKKAITLLGKVLRKESRAAELSSYVDSLVSDLESRVKGVEQKPSVYVGAVSYKGAQPFTATQGKFPPLSLLKTPSIADETGKTGFISLDFEFILKKQPEYVFIDLNNLKTVLDDFNKDKAKYCSLNAFKSGNVYAILPFNYYHTNIATAIADAYFIGKVLYPDKFKDVDPAAKADEIYSKFLGKPLYQDFVTGLKRGFGDLSDVFKC is encoded by the coding sequence ATGGATACCCGTAAATTAATAATGGCCGCGATTGTAATAATAATCGTACTTATCGGAGCGTACATCTTAATAACGAACTGGTCTAGTCCTGCACAACAGGAGCAGGCCCCTCAATACATAGAGGTCACTGATTATGCCGGCAGGACGGTGAAGGTACCTACAAATGTCTCGAGGATCGTGGCCATAGGTCCAGGTATGCTACGGCTGGTCTGTTACTTGAACGCGGTGGACATGCTGGCTGGTGTAGAAAACGCTGAGAAGAGCTGGAACCCTGTAGGTAGAGATTATGCTATGGTCTACTTCGAAAAATTCAAAAATCTCCCGGTTATAGGCCCTGGCGGACCAAGGGAGGCTCCGAACCCCGAGCTCCTGCGCAGCGTGAAACCCGATCTCGTCATCATGTCAAGGGTCTATGTCGATTTATACGACCCCGACAGGCTTTCATCCGAGGTCGGGGCACCCGTCATAGTCCTCGATTACGGTGTTGCAGGCTACCTGAACACCACTGAGTTCAAGAAGGCAATAACCCTGCTAGGCAAAGTTCTCAGGAAAGAGAGCAGGGCTGCAGAGCTCTCATCCTACGTGGATAGCCTCGTATCTGACCTGGAGAGCCGAGTGAAGGGTGTCGAGCAGAAGCCTAGCGTGTACGTTGGAGCAGTATCCTATAAGGGTGCACAGCCCTTTACGGCTACACAGGGCAAGTTCCCGCCCCTCTCCCTCTTGAAAACCCCCAGCATAGCCGACGAGACAGGGAAGACAGGCTTCATAAGCTTGGACTTTGAGTTCATCTTGAAGAAGCAGCCTGAATATGTGTTCATAGACCTTAACAACCTCAAGACTGTCCTCGACGACTTCAACAAGGATAAAGCTAAGTATTGCAGCTTGAACGCGTTCAAGTCTGGGAATGTCTACGCTATACTACCCTTTAACTACTACCACACCAACATCGCCACTGCAATTGCAGATGCTTACTTCATTGGGAAGGTGCTTTATCCCGACAAGTTTAAAGATGTGGACCCAGCGGCGAAGGCCGACGAGATATACTCAAAGTTCTTGGGGAAGCCATTATACCAAGACTTCGTGACTGGCCTTAAGCGAGGCTTTGGTGACCTGAGCGATGTCTTCAAGTGCTAG
- a CDS encoding glycoside hydrolase family 65 protein: MKKKFTFSEEYFERETIATLTTLSNGYISVRGDPEFLESKQGTFIAGVYSYTPVFYRELVNLPRAHAIYAEFEGVPLKPENVLYTLDVEHGLLEMESTLTSPLGSFAYKSVRFVHKNIKGLLGIKASIKSLNARGRLFVKAPVELEFSNPSVPQEVSVRLFKVVSLENKAYPRVEVVTADDRYKVYIASVASSVPEATVNNFTTNSNIGQVLSLDVRPGDILNLERLAVYGFDSSTVDSALTNAKSRGLEGLLQEHMREWEKEWREINLNVSGDEELADSLIFNTFHLLQIYNDQSDVFAIPAKGLHGYGYRGHVFWDTEIYAFPFYLFFKPDAARKILTFRCRLLEAAIENAKRNGYRGAQYPWESADDGVEATPREVPLDLTGSKKVRIYTGDQEHHITADIAYAVDMYYRFTGDKDFLAECGLRILVETARFWTSRVEWDTRLSRYVIRNVIGPDEYHVGVDNNFYTNLMARHNLELAASYSKRAQSDISLRPVLDELRVSSEEITTWENIAEGIYVNCGEDGLCEQFDGYFKLKDYKLDPGVIGEKSLPPSVLQSIQDYQLIKQADVVAAMFLLREKFTREVIEKNYEYYLPRTTHASSLSLPMYAAAALYIGRIEEGLRMLKIAAQADLADVYKNSKDGFHIGSAGGVWMAILFGLLRLREEETITFEEPEKAYGLKLSFNIKYRGKTYRVEL; this comes from the coding sequence TTGAAGAAGAAGTTTACTTTTAGTGAAGAGTACTTTGAGCGAGAAACGATAGCTACGCTGACCACCCTGTCTAACGGCTACATTAGTGTTAGAGGAGATCCAGAGTTCTTGGAGTCCAAGCAGGGTACCTTCATCGCGGGCGTGTACTCGTACACCCCGGTTTTTTACAGGGAGCTTGTTAACCTCCCAAGGGCTCATGCAATCTACGCCGAGTTTGAAGGAGTCCCCCTCAAGCCTGAAAACGTGTTGTATACTCTCGACGTGGAGCATGGGCTCCTTGAGATGGAATCAACTCTAACGTCGCCTTTGGGAAGCTTCGCGTACAAGAGCGTTAGATTTGTTCACAAGAACATTAAAGGTCTTTTGGGTATAAAGGCCAGTATTAAGAGCTTGAATGCTCGTGGAAGGCTTTTCGTCAAAGCCCCTGTAGAGCTAGAGTTCTCAAACCCCTCTGTTCCACAAGAGGTCTCCGTGAGGCTCTTCAAGGTGGTATCACTAGAAAACAAGGCATATCCCAGGGTCGAGGTGGTAACAGCCGATGACAGATACAAAGTATATATTGCATCAGTTGCATCTTCGGTACCTGAGGCTACAGTAAACAATTTTACGACAAATTCTAATATAGGCCAGGTATTAAGCCTAGACGTACGCCCTGGAGACATATTAAACTTAGAAAGACTAGCGGTCTATGGGTTTGATTCCTCTACCGTTGACTCTGCCTTAACGAACGCCAAATCCAGGGGCCTTGAAGGCCTCCTGCAGGAACACATGAGAGAGTGGGAAAAGGAGTGGAGAGAGATAAACCTTAACGTAAGCGGGGATGAAGAATTAGCCGACTCACTCATCTTCAACACTTTTCACCTCCTCCAGATATACAATGATCAAAGCGACGTCTTTGCGATTCCCGCAAAAGGCCTCCACGGCTATGGTTATCGAGGCCACGTTTTCTGGGATACAGAGATATACGCCTTCCCCTTCTATCTATTTTTCAAGCCAGACGCTGCCAGGAAAATTTTGACATTCAGGTGTCGGCTACTCGAAGCGGCCATCGAAAACGCTAAGCGAAACGGCTATCGAGGCGCCCAGTATCCTTGGGAAAGCGCGGACGATGGGGTGGAGGCTACTCCAAGGGAAGTCCCCCTGGATCTCACAGGCTCTAAAAAAGTCAGAATATATACAGGTGATCAGGAGCACCATATAACTGCAGATATAGCTTACGCAGTGGACATGTACTACAGGTTTACCGGCGATAAGGACTTCCTCGCTGAATGCGGGTTAAGAATACTTGTAGAAACAGCGAGGTTCTGGACCTCACGCGTCGAATGGGACACGCGGCTAAGCAGGTACGTGATAAGGAACGTTATAGGCCCTGACGAGTACCATGTGGGTGTGGACAATAACTTCTACACAAATCTGATGGCTAGACACAATCTAGAGCTGGCCGCCAGCTATAGCAAGCGGGCACAATCAGACATCTCTCTCAGGCCTGTCCTCGACGAGTTAAGAGTTAGCAGTGAAGAAATTACGACATGGGAGAACATAGCAGAAGGGATCTACGTTAATTGTGGCGAAGATGGACTATGCGAGCAGTTTGACGGCTACTTCAAGCTAAAGGACTACAAGCTCGACCCAGGCGTTATCGGTGAGAAAAGCCTTCCCCCCAGTGTTCTACAATCCATCCAGGACTATCAGTTAATTAAACAAGCAGATGTTGTCGCAGCCATGTTTTTGCTCAGAGAAAAGTTTACCCGGGAGGTCATTGAGAAAAACTATGAATATTATCTTCCCAGGACAACACATGCGAGCTCTCTCTCGCTGCCTATGTATGCGGCTGCTGCACTGTACATAGGTAGGATCGAGGAAGGGTTAAGAATGCTTAAGATTGCAGCCCAAGCGGATCTCGCAGACGTTTACAAAAACTCTAAGGATGGATTCCACATTGGATCGGCTGGCGGGGTGTGGATGGCTATCCTCTTCGGCTTGTTGAGGCTTCGCGAGGAAGAGACGATTACCTTCGAGGAACCAGAGAAAGCATATGGCTTGAAACTTTCCTTCAATATCAAATATCGAGGTAAGACTTACCGCGTAGAATTATAG